In a genomic window of Chaetodon auriga isolate fChaAug3 chromosome 1, fChaAug3.hap1, whole genome shotgun sequence:
- the cyb5b gene encoding cytochrome b5 type B translates to MGEEINENIINSGNGAAGTANVEENGETVESGVKYYTLEEIREHNMSHDTWLIIHDKVYDITSFLEEHPGGEEVLLEQAGADATESFEDVGHSTDAREMLQQYLVGELHMDDRKKSCAKEEDETNSGQSSSWTMWLIPAIAAAVVGIMYRYFVFEHKSS, encoded by the exons ATGGGTGAGGAAATTAACGAGAACATCATTAACTCAGGCAATGGAGCCGCCGGTACGGCCAATGTGGAGGAAAACGGCGAAACAGTAGAAAGTGGTGTAAAATATTACACATTAGAAGAAATAAGAGAACATAATATGAGCCATGACACATGGCTTATCATCCACGATAAAGTATATGACATCACAAGTTTTCTTGAAGAG CATCCGGGAGGTGAGGAGGTTTTGCTGGAGCAGGCAGGTGCAGACGCCACAGAGAGCTTTGAGGATGTGGGTCATTCCACAGATGCCAGGGAGATGCTCCAGCAGTACCTTGTTGGGGAGCTTCACATG GATGACAGGAAAAAGTCATGTGCAAAG gaggaagatgagacaAATTCAGGACAATCCAG ctcctggacCATGTGGTTGATACCTGCTattgctgcagctgttgttggtaTCATGTATCGCTACTTTGTGTTTGAACACAAGTCCTCTTGA
- the dhx38 gene encoding pre-mRNA-splicing factor ATP-dependent RNA helicase PRP16, which translates to MDDDVSMHRLEGCDPAAQVGGLIVKKKSAAAEPHVFRAPTPRTSLLGLDLLAAQKRKERECKEQADANDDDRNCKKSKVSSYKDWEEGKSDSGSDEEDDDKNRGAKKESASRKYRVTGSETPSNPGGVSEEFRRRHQQREKDRREHGVYASSKEDRNRERERERSRDKGRDRRSERDERESSHSRSGGRSERSERGERSDRSQRDGWSDRISRGSKRDEPLTPQHRPRDSFTPSRSNWEEDDSGYASSRHSQWESPSPAPSHKESDRSERSHRSSRESERRDRSIRGRYPDDTPLPTPSYKYNEWANDRKHLGSTPRLSQGKGRKEDGEGGIMFDNEDEKEQWQEDQKQADRDWYMMDEGYDEFHNPFTSTSDEYVKKREQILQKQTQKRISAQKRQINEDNERWETNRMLTSGVVQRLEVDEDFEEDNAAKVHLLVHNLVPPFLDGRIVFTKQPEPVIPVKDATSDMAIISRKGSQLVRKHREQKERKKAQHKHWELAGTKLGDIMGIKKKDDEDVSGGKPVGEDGKVDYRAEQKFADHMKEKSEASSEFAKKKSLLEQRQYLPIFAVRQQLLNIIRDNSIVIVVGETGSGKTTQLTQYLHEDGYTSYGMVGCTQPRRVAAMSVAKRVSEEIGTNLGEEVGYAIRFEDCTSEKTLIKYMTDGILLRESLRESDLDHYSAVIMDEAHERSLNTDVLFGLLREVVSRRTDLKLIVTSATMDSDKFAAFFGNVPIFHIPGRTFPVDILFSKTPQEDYVEAAVKQALQIHLSGLIGDILIFMPGQEDIEVTSDQIVERLEDLENAPPLAVLPIYSQLPSDLQAKIFQKAPDGVRKCIVATNIAETSLTVDGIMFVVDSGYCKLKVFNPRIGMDALQVYPISQANANQRSGRAGRTGPGQCYRLYTQSAYKNEMLTTTIPEIQRTNLANVVLLLKSLGVQDLLLFHFMDPPPEDNMLNSMYQLWILGALDNTGALTPTGRLMVEFPLDPALSKMLIVSCDMGCSADILIIVSMLSVPAIFYRPKGREEESDQVREKFSVPESDHLTYLNVYMQWKNNNYSSIWCNEHFIHTKAMRKVREVRSQLKDIMVQQRMNLISCGSDWDIIRKCICAAYFHQAAKLKGIGEYVNVRTGMPCHLHPTSSLFGMGYTPDYIIYHELVMTTKEYMQCVTAVEGEWLAELGPMFYSIKHAGKSRQENRRRAKEEISNMEEEMSLAEEQLRARREEQEKKSNTTSVKAVKICTPGRKDEAPMTPRRTPARFGL; encoded by the exons ATGGATGACGATGTGTCCATGCATAGACTGGAAGGGTGTGATCCAGCTGCTCAAGTTGGTGGACTTATAGTAAAGAAGAagagtgctgctgcagagccacaTGTTTTTCGGGCTCCTACTCCGCGCACCTCCTTGCTGGGCTTGGATCTGCTGGCCGCCCAGAAAAGGAAGGAGCGTGAATGTAAGGAACAGGCTGATGCCAATGACGATGACAGAAACTGCAAGAAGTCAAAGGTTTCCTCGTACAAAGACTGGGAGGAAGGTAAAAGTGACTCTGGATCAGATGAAGAAGACGATGATAAGAACAGAGGTGCCAAGAAAGAGAG tGCCAGCAGAAAGTATCGAGTAACTGGCTCTGAGACACCGTCAAACCCTGGAGGGGTCAGTGAAGAGTTCAGACGCCgacaccagcagagggagaaagaccGACGTGAGCATGGAGTCTACGCCTCCTCCAAAGAGGACaggaacagagaaagagagagagaaaggagcagAGATAAGGGCAGAGACCGAAGGAGCGAGAGAG ATGAGCGAGAGAGCAGCCACAGCCGTAGTGGCGGCCGGTCGGAGCGTTCAGAGCGCGGTGAGAGGAGCGACCGCTCACAGAGAGATGGCTGGTCCGATCGCATCAGCCGGGGGAGCAAGAGAGACGAACCCCTGACACCACAGCATCGCCCCAGAG ATTCTTTCACACCCTCACGCTCCAACTGGGAAGAGGATGACAGCGGTTATGCCAGTTCACGGCATTCCCAGTGGGAGTCTCCCTCGCCCGCCCCGTCTCACAAAGAGTCAGATCGCTCAGAGCGAAGCCATCGCTCCAGccgagagagcgagaggagggaCAG gtCAATCAGAGGCCGTTACCCTGACGACACACCCCTGCCTACCCCATCGTACAAGTACAACGAGTGGGCCAATGACAGAAAGCATTTGGGTTCTACACCTCGTTTATCACAAGGAAAAG ggAGGAAGGAAGATGGCGAGGGAGGAATTATGTTTGATAATGAGGACGAGAAAGAACAGTGGCAGGAGGACCAGAAG CAAGCTGACAGAGATTGGTACATGATGGATGAAGGCTATGATGAGTTCCACAACCCTTTCACTTCCACCTCTGATGAATATGtaaagaagagagagcagaTCCTTCAGAAGCAGACACAAAAGAGAATATCCGCCCAGAAACGACAGATCAACGAG GACAATGAGCGGTGGGAGACCAACCGTATGCTGACCAGTGGTGTGGTGCAAAGGTTGGAGGTGGATGAAGACTTTGAAGAGGACAATGCTGCTAAAGTTCACCTGCTGGTTCACAACCTGGTTCCTCCCTTTCTGGACGGAAGAATAGTCTTCACCAAGCAG ccagagcCTGTCATCCCTGTGAAGGATGCTACCTCTGACATGGCCATCATCTCTCGTAAAGGCAGCCAGCTTGTCCGCAAACATCGTGAGCAGAAAGAACGCAAGAAG gcacagcacaaacactgggaaTTGGCAGGCACCAAGTTGGGGGATATCATGGGCATCAAGAAgaaggatgatgaagatgtctCTGGGGGAAAACCGGTCGGCGAGGACGGCAAAGTGGACTACAG agcagagcagaaattTGCAGACCACATGAAAGAGAAGAGTGAGGCCAGCAGTGAGTTTGCAAAGAAGAAGAGTCTTTTGGAGCAGAGGCAGTACCTGCCTATTTTCGCTGTTAGACAGCAACTTCTTAACATCATAAG GGACAACAGCATAGTGATTGTTGTTGGAGAGACGGGCAGTGGGAAGACCACCCAGCTGACTCAGTACCTGCATGAGGATGGCTACACTAGCTATGGCATGGTGGGTTGTACTCAGCCCCGAAGAGTGGCAGCCATGAGCGTGGCCAAGAGAGTCAGTGAGGAGATTGGAACCAACCTtggagaggag GTGGGTTACGCTATCCGTTTTGAGGACTGCACATCCGAGAAAACACTGATAAAGTACATGACAGACGGCATCCTGCTCAGGGAGTCACTGAGGGAGTCAGACCTGGACCACTACAGTGCTGTGATCATGGACGAGGCTCACGAACGCTCCCTGAATACTGATGTGCTGTTCGGCCTGCTACGTGAG GTTGTGTCTCGCCGCACTGATTTAAAACTCATAGTTACCTCTGCAACTATGGACTCGGACaagtttgctgcattttttggCAACGTACCCATATTCCACATTCCAGGAAGAACATTTCCCGTAGACATCTTGTTTAGCAAG aCTCCTCAGGAGGACTACGTGGAGGCAGCAGTGAAGCAGGCCCTGCAGATCCACCTCAGTGGGTTGATAGGAGACATCCTCATCTTTATGCCCGGCCAGGAGGATATTGAG GTGACGTCGGATCAGATCGTGGAGCGTTTGGAGGACTTGGAGAATGCTCCTCCTCTGGCCGTGCTGCCCATCTACTCCCAGCTGCCCTCTGACCTCCAGGCCAAGATCTTCCAGAAG GCTCCAGATGGTGTGAGGAAATGCATTGTTGCCACAAACATCGCTGAGACCTCTCTCACTGTGGATGGAATCATGTTTGTCGTGGATTCAGGATACTGCAAACTGAAG GTTTTCAATCCTCGTATCGGAATGGATGCTCTGCAGGTTTATCCCATCAGCCAGGCGAACGCCAACCAGCGTTCTGGCAGAGCAGGACGTACAGGACCAGGCCAGTGTTACAG GCTCTACACTCAGAGTGCCTATAAGAATGAGATGCTGACTACCACCATACCAGAGATCCAGAGGACCAACCTGGCTAACGTAGTCCTGCTGTTGAAGTCTCTGGGTGTTCAGGATTTGCTCCTCTTCCACTTCATGGATCCCCCACCTGAGGACAACATGCTCAACTCCATGTACCAGCTCTGGATCCTGGGAGCTCTGGACAACACAG GTGCTTTGACACCGACGGGGCGTCTGATGGTGGAGTTTCCCCTCGACCCTGCCCTCTCCAAAATGCTGATTGTGTCCTGCGACATGGGCTGCAGTGCTGACATCCTCATCATCGTCTCCATGCTGTCCGTGCCGGCCATCTTCTACAGGCCCAAG GGTCGTGAGGAGGAGAGTGACCAGGTGAGGGAGAAGTTCTCAGTCCCAGAGAGCGACCACCTCACCTACCTGAACGTCTACATGCAGTGGAAGAACAACAATTACTCAAGCATCTGGTGCAATGAGCACTTCATCCACACCAAGGCCATGCGCAAG GTGCGTGAGGTGCGCTCCCAGTTAAAGGACATCATGGTGCAGCAGAGGATGAACCTGATTTCCTGCGGGTCAGACTGGGACATCATCAGAAAGTGCATCTGTGCTGCTTACTTCCACCAGGCTGCCAAGCTCAAG GGCATTGGGGAATACGTGAACGTGAGGACAGGCATGCCGTGTCACCTCCATCCTACCAGCTCCCTGTTTGGTATGGGCTACACTCCGGACTACATCATCTACCACGAGCTCGTCATGACCACCAAG GAGTACATGCAGTGTGTGACTGCAGTGGAGGGAGAGTGGCTGGCAGAGCTTGGACCCATGTTTTACAGCATCAAACATGCAGGAAAAAGCAGACAG